In Microbacterium sp. 1.5R, the following are encoded in one genomic region:
- a CDS encoding asparaginase → MLETLTVQDAVELAVVERSGFIESRHAGAAVVLSPDGDVVARYGNADALILPRSSLKPLQAVACITAGAALEDEQLAMSTASHSGTDRHASVVRDVLTEGGLTEDHLGCPPAWPGDTAARDELVREHGAQTRIRMNCSGKHAAMLRACVATGWPTDSYLDPAHPLQLHIRDVIERLTGEKVAHTAIDGCGAPVYAITLTGLARSIHRIGTASDRSPFALHRVAGSLVRAVREHPWTIDGPGRPDTIAIETLGVFAKGGAEGIMVMVAPNGTTVALKMLDGGARASTIVAATLLARAGGLTDSDVATLAAALPLEVLGGGATVGAVRPGSAI, encoded by the coding sequence GTGCTGGAGACTCTCACCGTTCAAGATGCCGTGGAACTCGCCGTCGTCGAACGCAGCGGGTTCATCGAGTCCCGCCACGCGGGGGCGGCGGTGGTCCTCTCACCCGACGGCGACGTCGTCGCTCGATACGGCAACGCCGACGCCCTGATACTTCCGCGCTCGAGCCTCAAGCCGCTGCAGGCCGTGGCGTGCATCACCGCGGGTGCCGCTCTCGAGGACGAGCAGCTCGCCATGTCGACCGCGAGCCACAGCGGCACGGATCGTCACGCCTCCGTGGTTCGCGACGTGCTCACCGAGGGCGGTCTCACCGAGGACCACCTGGGCTGCCCGCCGGCGTGGCCGGGCGACACCGCCGCTCGCGATGAGCTCGTGCGCGAACACGGCGCACAGACACGTATCCGCATGAACTGCTCAGGCAAGCACGCAGCCATGCTCCGTGCCTGCGTCGCGACGGGCTGGCCGACCGACAGCTACCTGGACCCGGCGCATCCGCTTCAGCTGCACATCCGCGACGTGATCGAGCGGCTCACCGGCGAGAAGGTCGCTCACACGGCCATCGACGGCTGCGGCGCCCCGGTATACGCGATCACGCTGACGGGCCTCGCCCGATCGATCCACCGGATCGGCACCGCCTCGGACCGCTCGCCCTTCGCCCTGCACCGGGTGGCCGGCTCGCTGGTGCGTGCGGTGCGTGAGCACCCGTGGACGATCGACGGCCCGGGGCGCCCGGACACCATCGCGATCGAGACGCTCGGCGTGTTCGCGAAGGGCGGTGCCGAAGGGATCATGGTCATGGTCGCCCCGAACGGCACGACCGTCGCGCTGAAGATGCTCGACGGCGGGGCGCGCGCGTCGACCATCGTGGCGGCGACTCTGCTGGCGCGCGCAGGCGGGCTCACCGATTCGGACGTGGCGACACTCGCCGCCGCGCTGCCTCTCGAGGTGCTCGGCGGTGGGGCGACGGTCGGAGCCGTTCGCCCCGGCAGTGCCATCTGA
- a CDS encoding OsmC family protein, which yields MADRLAPLGEHRYSLTSTWTGNSGTGTSGYREYRRDVTLEVDGKPEILASADKPFRGDPSRWNPEDLLLASLSQCHLLSYLHACVTAGVVVVSYRDTASGMMREDGRGGGAFVEVMLRPEVVVADASMREAAERAHAQANAWCFIANSMNFPVRHEASVRAEQS from the coding sequence ATGGCAGATCGACTCGCGCCGCTCGGCGAGCACCGTTACTCACTCACCTCGACCTGGACCGGAAACTCTGGCACCGGCACCAGCGGCTACCGCGAGTATCGACGCGATGTCACGCTCGAGGTCGACGGCAAGCCCGAGATCCTGGCCTCAGCCGATAAGCCGTTCCGTGGCGATCCGTCCCGGTGGAACCCTGAGGATCTGCTCCTCGCCTCCCTGTCGCAGTGCCATCTGCTCTCGTATCTGCACGCGTGCGTGACGGCTGGCGTCGTCGTCGTCTCCTACCGCGATACGGCCTCCGGCATGATGCGAGAGGACGGGCGCGGCGGCGGCGCGTTCGTCGAGGTGATGCTGCGGCCCGAGGTCGTCGTCGCGGACGCCTCGATGAGAGAGGCGGCCGAACGTGCCCATGCCCAGGCGAACGCGTGGTGCTTCATCGCGAATTCGATGAACTTCCCCGTGCGGCACGAAGCCTCGGTCCGCGCCGAGCAGAGCTGA
- a CDS encoding lysophospholipid acyltransferase family protein, with product MTSEQSVEPETSPAETEKPRHAGFAYALGRSLITPLARTIYRPRIEGRENVPKDGPVIFASNHLSFIDSIAIPVAAPRPVHFLAKSTYFEGPGFKGWLSKTFFESIGAISVRRGAGKAALDALDVQRQLLDEGLAVALYPEGTRSTDGRLYKGRTGVAFLALQTGAPVVPVGLVGTDKVMPVGAKMPTLKERITVRFGEPLDLSPHGPATSGRARRLATDEIMAAIHALSGQELADAYNEAPAQGTIEKIKQALPHERR from the coding sequence ATGACGTCAGAGCAGTCCGTGGAGCCCGAAACTTCGCCCGCAGAGACTGAGAAGCCTCGACACGCCGGCTTCGCCTATGCGCTCGGTCGCAGCCTCATCACGCCCCTCGCGCGCACGATCTACCGGCCCCGCATCGAAGGCAGGGAGAACGTCCCGAAGGACGGCCCGGTCATCTTCGCGAGCAACCACCTGTCGTTCATCGACTCGATCGCGATCCCGGTCGCCGCACCGAGGCCCGTGCACTTCCTCGCGAAGTCCACGTATTTCGAGGGCCCTGGATTCAAGGGCTGGCTCAGCAAGACGTTCTTCGAGTCCATCGGGGCGATCTCGGTCCGCCGTGGAGCGGGGAAGGCCGCCCTCGACGCACTCGACGTGCAGCGTCAGCTTCTCGATGAGGGCCTCGCTGTCGCCCTCTACCCGGAGGGCACGCGCTCGACGGACGGACGCCTCTACAAGGGACGCACCGGCGTGGCGTTCCTCGCCCTGCAGACCGGTGCGCCGGTCGTGCCGGTCGGCCTCGTCGGCACGGACAAGGTGATGCCCGTCGGCGCCAAGATGCCGACCCTGAAGGAGCGCATCACCGTGCGCTTCGGCGAACCTCTCGACCTCTCGCCCCACGGACCCGCCACGAGCGGGCGCGCCCGCAGACTCGCGACGGACGAGATCATGGCCGCGATCCATGCCCTGTCCGGGCAGGAACTGGCGGACGCCTACAACGAGGCTCCCGCGCAGGGCACCATCGAGAAGATCAAGCAGGCGCTGCCCCACGAGCGCCGCTGA
- a CDS encoding FKBP-type peptidyl-prolyl cis-trans isomerase: MRKRPLIVLSTVAAATLLLAGCAGGSDPESTSTPDPAAETSCLADIASGAGSDAVTVEGSGADAKVTVPAGTDLAEAERSVVVEGDGDDVMPGDLVSLRYQLIDATTNEVLSTSERGPDGVLSALLAVQQPQQIVDPTQSTVFTVAAECLPIGSSVVLTLPAAQEGMNPSVLYVETIEQLPTTASGSDVDATEGMPTVKLDDEGSPTITLPDSDAPAETEVAVLKQGDGAVVGAGDLVTVQYRGVKWSDGSEFDSSWSRDAAPSQFQTSGVVTGFKMALEGQKVGSQVIVTMPPKDGYGEGEINDTDLTGETLVFVVDILATTPIEQAQ, translated from the coding sequence GTGCGCAAGCGTCCGCTTATCGTCCTGTCCACCGTCGCCGCGGCGACCCTTCTGCTGGCCGGGTGCGCCGGAGGCTCGGACCCCGAGTCCACGAGCACTCCTGACCCTGCCGCCGAGACCTCCTGCCTGGCGGACATCGCGTCGGGCGCCGGCTCCGATGCCGTGACCGTCGAGGGATCCGGGGCAGACGCCAAGGTCACGGTGCCGGCGGGCACCGACCTCGCGGAGGCCGAGCGCTCGGTCGTCGTCGAGGGTGACGGCGATGACGTCATGCCCGGCGATCTCGTGTCTCTGCGCTACCAGCTCATCGACGCCACCACCAACGAGGTGCTCAGCACCTCGGAGCGGGGCCCCGACGGGGTACTGTCAGCCCTGCTCGCGGTGCAGCAGCCTCAGCAGATCGTCGACCCGACGCAGTCCACGGTGTTCACGGTGGCGGCCGAGTGCCTCCCGATCGGTTCGAGTGTCGTGCTGACGCTCCCCGCCGCGCAGGAGGGCATGAACCCGAGCGTCCTCTACGTCGAGACGATCGAACAGCTTCCTACGACCGCATCCGGCTCTGACGTCGACGCGACCGAAGGCATGCCGACCGTGAAGCTCGACGACGAGGGCTCGCCGACGATCACGCTCCCGGACTCCGATGCTCCCGCCGAGACGGAGGTGGCCGTCCTCAAGCAGGGCGACGGCGCCGTCGTCGGCGCAGGCGACCTGGTCACTGTGCAGTACCGCGGTGTGAAGTGGTCGGACGGCTCGGAGTTCGACTCCAGCTGGAGCCGGGATGCAGCTCCCTCGCAGTTCCAGACCAGCGGTGTCGTGACGGGCTTCAAGATGGCACTCGAGGGCCAGAAGGTCGGTTCGCAGGTCATCGTCACCATGCCTCCGAAGGATGGCTATGGCGAGGGCGAGATCAACGACACCGATCTGACCGGCGAGACCCTGGTCTTCGTCGTCGACATCCTCGCGACCACGCCGATCGAACAGGCCCAGTAA
- the dxr gene encoding 1-deoxy-D-xylulose-5-phosphate reductoisomerase encodes MRRIIVLGSTGSIGTQALDVIRANPRRFELVGLAAGTNAEMLAEQAAAFGVENIALGATEAEQLVRDVEADVVLNAITGSIGLGATLAALKAGRTLALANKESLVVGGELVRAAAAPDQIVPVDSEHSALAQALRSGTHAEVRRLVVTASGGPFRGRSRDQMLDVAPQEALAHPTWDMGRMVTTNSATLVNKGLEVIEAHLLFDVAYDDIEVVVHPQSIVHSMVEFIDGSTIAQASPPDMRLPISLGLDWPSRVGGVGRPLDWTQATSWTFEPLDNVAFPAVDLAKSVGRAAATFPAVYNAANEQAVDAFHEGRLPFLGIVDTISRVVDSHEPPQTLTVESLADAEEWARRKADQLIARA; translated from the coding sequence ATGCGTCGCATCATCGTCCTCGGCTCCACCGGCTCCATCGGCACACAGGCGCTCGACGTCATCCGGGCGAATCCACGTCGCTTCGAACTCGTCGGACTTGCGGCCGGAACGAATGCCGAGATGCTCGCAGAGCAGGCTGCCGCTTTCGGGGTCGAGAACATCGCGCTCGGCGCGACCGAGGCCGAGCAGCTCGTGCGTGACGTCGAGGCTGACGTCGTTCTCAACGCGATCACCGGATCGATCGGACTCGGCGCCACTCTCGCGGCGCTGAAGGCTGGAAGAACGCTCGCTCTCGCGAATAAGGAGTCCCTCGTCGTCGGAGGCGAGTTGGTGCGCGCAGCAGCTGCCCCTGACCAGATCGTCCCGGTCGACTCCGAGCACTCGGCGCTCGCCCAGGCGCTGCGAAGCGGCACGCACGCCGAGGTGCGCCGCCTGGTCGTGACGGCATCCGGTGGTCCGTTCCGCGGCCGTTCGCGTGATCAGATGCTCGATGTCGCGCCGCAGGAAGCGCTCGCGCACCCCACCTGGGACATGGGCCGGATGGTTACGACGAACTCCGCGACGCTCGTGAACAAGGGACTCGAGGTGATCGAGGCGCACCTGCTGTTCGATGTCGCCTACGACGACATCGAGGTCGTGGTGCACCCGCAGTCCATCGTGCATTCGATGGTCGAATTCATCGACGGCTCGACGATCGCTCAGGCGTCCCCGCCCGACATGCGTCTGCCGATCTCGCTGGGTCTCGACTGGCCGAGCCGTGTGGGCGGCGTCGGTCGCCCGCTCGACTGGACTCAGGCGACCTCCTGGACCTTCGAGCCGCTCGACAACGTCGCGTTCCCGGCGGTTGATCTCGCGAAGTCCGTCGGCCGTGCGGCTGCCACTTTCCCTGCGGTCTACAACGCGGCCAACGAGCAGGCCGTCGATGCCTTCCACGAGGGTCGTCTGCCGTTCCTCGGGATCGTCGACACGATCTCTCGGGTCGTCGACTCCCACGAGCCCCCGCAGACGCTGACGGTCGAGTCGCTGGCGGATGCCGAGGAGTGGGCGCGCCGCAAAGCCGACCAGCTCATCGCTCGAGCCTGA
- a CDS encoding Mur ligase family protein, with protein sequence MSIEQQPSLPPVLRPANPPRRELSELASRFARDVRGEVTGVTLSGITLATADLRPGEAFVAIRGVNRHGADFAVTAAEKGAVAIITDEDGAEIAEPAGLPVLVVDDPRAVLGALSAWVYGTGAGEPLPLLFATTGTNGKTSVSHLLEGILDQLGVVTGLSSTAERHIAGEVIVSRLTTPEASEMHALLALMRERDVEAVAVEVSAQALSRHRVDGIRFDVAGFTNLSHDHLDDYVDMEEYFEAKLPLFRPDRATRAVVCLDSPSGATVVQRSEIPVVTVGTPSIAADPDAAARADWVVAIDDERASGTTFTLTGPAGRLTTTVPVIGPHMAANAALAIVMLLEGGYAWDRIATALDRDGGILAHLPGRTQLVSGDSGPVVFVDFGHSPDAFEKTLAAVRRVTPGKVLMLFGADGDRDASKRYDMARTAVEGSDILVVTDHHPRFEDPDSIRATLVAGARAARPDAQIHEYSPPETAIVAAVGLVGEGDSILWAGPGHQDYRDIRGVRTPYSARELARRALRAAGWPVPDSHWPVPYPDED encoded by the coding sequence ATGTCGATTGAACAACAACCGAGCCTGCCTCCCGTGCTCCGCCCCGCGAACCCGCCCCGGCGTGAGCTGTCCGAACTCGCCTCTCGATTCGCACGAGACGTCCGTGGCGAGGTGACCGGTGTCACCCTGTCCGGCATCACCCTGGCCACCGCCGATCTCCGCCCCGGCGAGGCGTTCGTCGCGATCCGAGGCGTGAACCGCCACGGCGCCGATTTCGCGGTCACCGCCGCGGAGAAGGGCGCTGTCGCGATCATCACGGATGAGGACGGCGCCGAGATCGCCGAACCCGCGGGCCTGCCCGTGCTCGTGGTGGACGACCCGCGCGCAGTCCTCGGCGCCCTCAGCGCCTGGGTCTACGGCACCGGCGCAGGCGAGCCGCTCCCGCTGCTGTTCGCGACGACCGGGACGAACGGCAAGACGAGTGTCTCGCACCTCCTCGAGGGCATCCTCGACCAGCTCGGCGTCGTCACCGGACTCTCATCGACCGCCGAACGACACATCGCCGGCGAGGTGATCGTGTCGAGACTCACCACTCCTGAGGCATCCGAGATGCACGCGCTCCTCGCCTTGATGCGCGAGCGCGATGTCGAAGCCGTGGCCGTCGAGGTCAGCGCGCAGGCGCTCTCACGTCATCGCGTCGACGGCATCCGCTTCGACGTCGCCGGCTTCACCAACCTCAGCCATGACCACCTCGACGACTACGTCGACATGGAGGAGTACTTCGAGGCGAAGCTGCCGCTCTTCCGTCCGGATCGAGCGACCCGCGCAGTGGTATGCCTCGATTCCCCGTCGGGCGCCACGGTCGTTCAGCGCTCGGAGATCCCCGTGGTCACCGTCGGCACGCCCTCCATCGCCGCCGACCCCGATGCCGCGGCCCGTGCCGACTGGGTCGTCGCGATCGACGACGAACGCGCGTCCGGCACCACGTTCACTCTCACCGGCCCGGCCGGCAGGCTCACGACGACGGTTCCCGTGATCGGTCCGCACATGGCCGCGAACGCAGCACTCGCCATCGTGATGCTGCTCGAGGGCGGCTACGCCTGGGATCGAATCGCCACGGCACTCGACCGCGACGGTGGCATTCTGGCGCACCTTCCCGGTCGCACCCAGCTCGTCTCCGGCGACTCCGGCCCGGTCGTCTTCGTCGACTTCGGGCACTCCCCCGACGCGTTCGAGAAGACGCTCGCCGCGGTCCGCCGTGTCACACCGGGCAAGGTGCTGATGCTCTTCGGCGCCGATGGCGACCGCGATGCCAGCAAGCGCTACGACATGGCGCGCACGGCCGTCGAGGGCAGCGACATCCTCGTCGTCACGGACCACCACCCCCGTTTCGAAGACCCCGACTCGATCAGAGCCACTCTCGTGGCCGGCGCACGCGCCGCGCGCCCGGACGCGCAGATCCATGAGTACTCGCCTCCCGAGACGGCCATCGTGGCGGCCGTGGGCCTGGTCGGCGAAGGCGACTCGATCCTGTGGGCGGGACCCGGCCACCAGGACTATCGCGACATCCGGGGCGTTCGCACGCCGTACTCGGCCCGCGAGCTGGCGCGTCGTGCCCTCCGAGCAGCCGGATGGCCCGTGCCCGATTCGCACTGGCCGGTCCCCTACCCGGACGAGGACTGA
- a CDS encoding YcnI family copper-binding membrane protein yields the protein MRSTNTRTTRRNVTAGLIGGAILALAIPAMASAHVSVSPDELTAGDHGVLTFSFAHGCENSPTTSLKVTMPEGLASVAPTMDSDWTIDVEKGDDGLVSAVTYTAVTPVPNDLRGAVSMAVGLDENTPASLAFPVIQTCVEGSTEWTQLAEDGEDPHSLDAPAPVVEVTAAAAGGHGEHDSAEDAGDADSAVADAADDAGSASAVGTALGAGGLVAGIAALVVSVLAYRRAA from the coding sequence ATGCGTTCCACCAACACCCGCACCACCCGTCGCAACGTCACCGCAGGCCTCATCGGGGGTGCCATCCTCGCACTCGCCATCCCCGCCATGGCCAGCGCGCACGTCAGCGTCAGCCCCGACGAGCTGACTGCAGGAGACCACGGTGTTCTGACCTTCTCGTTCGCGCACGGCTGCGAGAACTCTCCGACCACCTCGCTGAAGGTCACGATGCCGGAGGGGCTCGCGTCGGTCGCGCCCACCATGGACAGCGACTGGACGATCGACGTCGAGAAGGGCGACGACGGACTCGTCAGCGCCGTGACGTACACCGCCGTCACACCGGTGCCCAACGACCTGCGCGGAGCGGTCAGCATGGCGGTCGGCCTCGACGAGAACACACCCGCTTCTCTCGCTTTCCCCGTGATCCAGACCTGCGTCGAAGGCAGCACCGAATGGACACAGCTCGCGGAGGACGGCGAGGACCCGCACAGCCTCGACGCGCCCGCTCCCGTGGTCGAGGTGACCGCGGCCGCTGCCGGCGGGCACGGCGAGCATGACTCTGCCGAAGATGCGGGAGATGCAGACTCCGCCGTTGCGGACGCGGCCGACGATGCGGGATCCGCGAGTGCGGTCGGCACGGCGCTGGGCGCAGGCGGCCTCGTCGCCGGCATCGCCGCGCTCGTGGTCTCAGTACTGGCGTACCGCCGCGCGGCGTGA
- a CDS encoding M50 family metallopeptidase has protein sequence MEALLYLAGIVFMLIGLGLSIGLHEVGHLLPAKLFGVRVGQYMIGFGPRIWSKRIGETEYGFKLLPLGGFISMSGMYPASAASGPAKGVFSALVQDARTANDETIAEGAEDRVFYRLPVWKRVIVMLGGPLMNLILAVVIFTVLVSGIGVQQGTTTIASVNECVLPAGSSATECTPDDPATPAAEAGILPGDVLVSVDGQPVSTFAQATAIVQAAPGETLEMVVLRDGAEETLSITPIEAERTITDASGQPVLDDDGQPVVREVGYVGMAAQMGFVPQPLSAGPQMAADTVARVGSMIVTLPVRIWDVGVSLVTGSERDPNGPLSVVGVGRIAGEVAATDAPVLNRFSVLLGLLGSLNVALFVFNLIPLLPLDGGHVVVALWDGIRRAWAKLFRRPPPAPVDATRLVPLTVVVATLLIAMGAVLLLADVFNPVKLFGG, from the coding sequence GTGGAAGCACTGCTCTATCTGGCCGGCATCGTGTTCATGCTGATCGGCCTCGGTCTGTCGATCGGTCTGCACGAGGTCGGACATCTCCTGCCGGCCAAGCTGTTCGGCGTGCGCGTCGGCCAGTACATGATCGGCTTCGGTCCGAGGATCTGGTCCAAGCGAATCGGCGAGACCGAGTACGGGTTCAAGCTGCTGCCGCTCGGTGGCTTCATCTCGATGTCGGGGATGTACCCGGCTTCCGCCGCATCGGGGCCTGCGAAAGGGGTGTTCAGCGCTCTCGTCCAGGACGCACGGACGGCGAATGACGAGACGATCGCCGAGGGTGCTGAGGACCGCGTCTTCTACCGGCTTCCCGTGTGGAAGCGGGTCATCGTGATGCTCGGCGGTCCGCTGATGAATCTGATCCTCGCGGTCGTGATCTTCACCGTCCTCGTCTCCGGGATCGGCGTCCAGCAGGGAACCACGACGATCGCTTCGGTGAACGAGTGCGTGCTCCCCGCCGGCTCATCGGCGACCGAATGCACGCCGGACGATCCGGCCACGCCCGCGGCAGAAGCCGGGATCCTCCCGGGCGACGTGCTCGTGTCCGTGGACGGGCAGCCGGTGTCGACGTTCGCTCAGGCGACGGCCATCGTGCAGGCGGCGCCGGGCGAGACCCTGGAGATGGTGGTGCTGCGGGACGGTGCCGAGGAGACGCTCAGCATCACGCCTATCGAAGCTGAGCGCACCATCACGGATGCGAGTGGGCAGCCCGTCCTCGACGACGACGGGCAACCCGTCGTGCGAGAGGTCGGCTACGTGGGTATGGCCGCTCAGATGGGCTTCGTGCCGCAGCCGCTCTCCGCCGGCCCCCAGATGGCCGCGGACACCGTCGCCCGCGTGGGGTCGATGATCGTCACCCTTCCCGTTCGGATCTGGGACGTGGGCGTCTCACTGGTCACCGGTTCGGAGCGGGACCCGAATGGACCCCTGAGCGTCGTCGGGGTCGGACGCATCGCCGGTGAGGTCGCGGCGACCGATGCGCCGGTCCTCAATCGGTTCTCCGTGCTTCTCGGACTTCTCGGCTCCCTGAACGTGGCCCTGTTCGTGTTCAACCTGATTCCGCTCCTGCCGCTCGACGGCGGTCATGTCGTGGTCGCCCTGTGGGACGGCATCAGGCGCGCCTGGGCGAAGCTGTTCCGTCGTCCGCCGCCCGCGCCCGTCGACGCGACCAGGCTCGTGCCGCTCACGGTCGTCGTCGCCACGCTTCTCATCGCGATGGGGGCCGTGCTGCTCCTCGCCGACGTGTTCAACCCCGTGAAGCTCTTCGGAGGTTGA
- a CDS encoding chorismate-binding protein — translation MTLSRLAELTADPTASFVLIARDGADTVELLTGEVVDVDLLADIPLTIEGTPREIFAMVPYRQVRERGFVAQDDGAPLRCIVVDEHLHLPASELVAELPSAPVPLRDGGFDIADDDYARIVETVIADEIGRGEGANFVIRRDFTAEIDVDDRAAALTWFRALLTHERGAYWTFAVVTPGHIAVGASPEAHVVARGGVVTMNPISGTFRHPAGGATRDTLVDFLSSTKETEELFMVVDEELKMMSAVCSDGGRITGPHLKEMSRLTHTEYMLRGRSTLDPRDILRETMFAPTVTGSPMQNACAVIRRHEKKPRGYYSGVAALFTPNVDGGHDLDAPILIRTVYLQNGSLSVPVGATLVRHSDPHGEVSETHGKAAGVLGAIGAIDRDRVAEARDDADAPGRPQTLADDPAVSELLSSRNARLADFWLNPQGDDLSGPFAGRSAIVVDAEDRFTTMLAHQLRHLGLDVAIRAWSDADDAELDAADLVVAGPGPGDPRDVESDRITRLREVVSRRVDAEAPLLAVCLSHQILSDRFGIELTPLTAPHQGLQKAVPVFGENASIGFYNTFTARVAPGTTSIGSVEVSADPESGDVYALRGDRFASVQGHLESILSRDGIRTLERLVTHALS, via the coding sequence ATGACCCTCTCACGTCTTGCCGAGCTCACCGCAGATCCCACGGCCTCGTTCGTGCTGATCGCCCGCGACGGCGCCGACACCGTCGAGCTGCTCACAGGCGAGGTCGTCGACGTCGACCTGCTCGCCGACATCCCGCTCACGATCGAGGGCACCCCCCGCGAGATCTTCGCCATGGTGCCGTACCGCCAGGTGCGCGAGCGCGGGTTCGTCGCCCAAGACGACGGCGCGCCGCTGCGATGCATCGTGGTCGACGAGCATCTGCATCTCCCGGCTTCCGAACTGGTCGCCGAACTCCCTTCCGCCCCTGTCCCCCTTCGTGACGGCGGCTTCGACATCGCCGACGACGACTACGCCCGGATCGTCGAGACCGTGATCGCCGACGAGATCGGACGGGGCGAGGGCGCGAACTTCGTGATCCGCCGCGACTTCACCGCAGAGATCGACGTCGACGACCGAGCCGCGGCCCTCACCTGGTTCCGCGCCCTGCTCACGCACGAACGCGGCGCCTACTGGACCTTCGCGGTCGTCACGCCCGGACACATCGCCGTCGGCGCGAGCCCCGAGGCGCATGTCGTCGCGCGAGGCGGCGTCGTCACCATGAACCCGATCTCGGGCACCTTCCGCCACCCGGCCGGCGGAGCGACTCGGGACACCCTGGTGGACTTCCTCTCGTCGACCAAGGAGACCGAGGAGCTCTTCATGGTCGTGGACGAGGAGCTCAAGATGATGAGCGCCGTCTGCTCCGACGGTGGGCGCATCACCGGCCCGCATCTGAAGGAGATGTCCCGCCTCACGCATACGGAGTACATGCTCCGCGGGCGCAGCACGCTCGACCCGCGGGACATCCTGCGCGAGACGATGTTCGCGCCGACGGTGACGGGCTCGCCGATGCAGAACGCATGCGCGGTGATCCGCCGGCACGAGAAGAAGCCCCGCGGATACTACTCGGGCGTCGCCGCACTGTTCACTCCGAACGTCGACGGTGGTCACGATCTCGACGCCCCGATCCTCATCCGAACCGTGTACCTGCAGAACGGATCGCTCAGCGTTCCGGTGGGTGCGACCCTGGTTCGGCACTCGGATCCCCACGGCGAGGTGTCGGAGACGCATGGCAAGGCCGCTGGAGTGCTCGGCGCGATCGGAGCGATCGACCGAGACCGCGTCGCCGAAGCCCGCGACGACGCGGACGCCCCGGGTCGGCCGCAGACGCTTGCCGACGACCCCGCGGTCTCGGAGCTCCTCTCCTCCCGCAATGCGCGGCTCGCGGACTTCTGGTTGAATCCGCAGGGCGACGACCTGAGCGGTCCTTTCGCCGGGCGATCGGCGATCGTCGTCGATGCAGAGGATCGTTTCACCACGATGCTGGCGCATCAGCTGCGCCATCTGGGACTCGACGTCGCGATCCGCGCCTGGAGCGACGCCGACGACGCGGAGCTCGATGCGGCCGACCTCGTTGTCGCGGGTCCGGGCCCCGGCGACCCCCGTGACGTCGAGAGCGACCGCATCACTCGACTGCGTGAGGTCGTGTCCCGACGTGTCGACGCCGAGGCGCCACTGCTCGCGGTGTGCCTGAGCCACCAGATCCTCAGTGATCGCTTCGGCATCGAACTGACACCCCTCACGGCGCCCCACCAGGGGCTGCAGAAGGCGGTGCCCGTGTTCGGCGAGAACGCCTCGATCGGCTTCTACAACACCTTCACCGCCAGGGTTGCTCCGGGCACGACGTCGATCGGCTCGGTCGAGGTGTCGGCAGACCCGGAATCAGGCGACGTCTATGCGCTTCGCGGCGACCGCTTCGCGTCGGTGCAGGGGCACCTGGAATCGATCCTGTCCCGCGACGGCATCCGCACTCTCGAGCGCCTGGTCACGCACGCGCTCAGCTGA